CATAGCGGGACTGGCCACAGGCGGCCAAAGTAAGAACGGGAATAACCAAATAAAGGAATGAACTGCGCATAGAAGGATAATTTACGTTTTATACTTCCCGCTGAAAAAGGTAACCTTTTAAAAATGTTAAAATTAAATGCCCGAAAAATAAACAACCGTTTCTGATGCTTTATCTTTGTATCTAAACAGCGCGTATGGACACACCACAAAAATCGAATGATCCGTTGCATGGTATTACCCTTGAAAAAATGGTAACACATCTGGCGGAAAGCTATGGCTGGGAAGCGTTAGGAGAGCATATCAGGATCAATTGTTTCACCAGTAATCCGTCGGTACAGTCCAGTCTGAAATTTCTGCGTAAAACGCCCTGGGCAAGAACCAAAGTAGAAGATTTCTACAAATATTCGCTCAGGCATCACAAATTGAAATAGCTATGGGTAAGTTTAGTGATAGCATTCTGCCGCCTCATAGTGATTTTATTGATGAACAGAAAATGTTCTTTGTGGGTACGGCGCCTTTAAGTGCCGATGGGCATGTTAATTTATCACCCAAAGGGTTGGATAGTTTCAGGGTACTCTCTCCCAACCGGATAGCATATATGGATATTGTTGGTAGTGGCAATGAAACCTCTGCCCATGTCAGGGAAAATGGCAGGATTACTTTTATGTTCTGTGCTTTTGAAGGGGCGCCAAATATCCTCCGGTTATACGGTGACGGCTATACGGTGCTTCCCGGTGATCCGGAATGGGAAAGTTTGTCGGCTCATTTTGAGTTACAGTTGGCTACCCGTCAGATTGTGGTTGCAACTATACACAAAGTACAAACCTCTTGTGGGTTTGGTGTTCCTTTATATCATTATACGGGTGAGCGGGATCATGCTGCGAAATGGGCCGAGAAAAAAGGTGTAGCGGGGTTGGAAGCATATAAAGCGGAGAAAAATATGATCAGCATGGATGGACTACCCACGTCTTTGAAGAAAAATTAAACCGCATAAACAGTTTTTTCCAGGTTCACAATAGTCGTTCATTATGCGAACCAGGAAAAAACTCTTTGGTATGTAATGATTACAGTAGTTGCGGTTTAGGCAAATGCTATTTAGCTATTTTCACAGACACAGCATTTGGTCCTTTGTGTCCCATTTCAACTTCAAAAGTTACTTTGGAGTTTTCTTTAACGGGATCAATCAATCCGTTAATGTGCACAAAGATGCTTTCCTGGGTTTGTTGGTCTTTGATAAAACCATAACCTTTGGATTCATTAAAAAAGGTAACAATACCGGTACGAATAGGATCTCCGTCTTCGATATCCGGTTGTTTGGACACACCAATCTGGATGTCTTCTACATTAATGATTTTCTTTTTCCTTGGGTCGGGAGGAGTGGCTGAAATATTACCATTTTCATCAATGTAAGCCATCATTTCTTCGAGGCTTTTTCCTTTTTTGTTGTTGGCCTGCCTTTCTTCTTTCTTCTCTTGTTTGTCCTTCTTCTTTTTTAATCTTTTCTTTTCGTTTTCTTTTTTACTAAATGTTTCTTGTGATTTACCCATAATTTTTTATTTGCCTGGTCGTTGCATCCGTTTCACCAGTTTAAATGGCATTTTAATTGAAACAGACAAGCCAGATTAGCACGAAGATACAAAAAAAAGGCGACTTTTTGAAACGTAGAGATGCAATACAGTCCCGCTTTTACTGGTTCCCCGGTTTAAAACTGTGCAGGTGACGCTACTTCGGCGCAAATAAAAACAGTTAAACACATGTGTTATATGCACAATACATAAATAGTTATTTTTCTTGAATTGTGAAATGCAGTACAGCCCGCTATATGTATCAATCCCCGTCCCTCCTCTTTCTATGAGTAAAACATATATTACAAAAACATTATAAATAAAAAGGTATAATCATGTGATTATACCTTTTTATTTATAAGCTGATGATTGGAAACCATATTTTGGTAGAAGTCAATTACACCACTGTTATTCAATGCTGGGCAAAATAAAAGCCCCACCCACGCTTTAACTGATCAACTTTTATCAATAGTGTATTCTCCCCTTTGTTCAGCGTTGTAGTAAAAAAATGCTGATTAGGTCCGCTGCTTGCGGCAGCAAGGTTAAATACCTGCTTTCCATTCACCCATACCTTGATGCCATCGTTATTGCCTACGCCAAACTTCAGGGTCTTTGCCTCAGGAAGTGTGATAATTCGCCGGGCATAAGCCACCACATTTTCGGAAGGGCCATATACTTTATTTAAATCAATATACCCGGTGGTATTATCATGGTATTTTTTCCAGCTTATCTTTTGGTATTTCGCCCCTGTGAAAGTCTGCGTGGAATCAAATCCCTGTTCCGGTGGATATATGTTGTCATGCCCTTTATGATCAGCATTATCAAATGGTCCACTTATTAACCAATCTGTATAAAACGTGGTATTAGCCGCTATCTGAATTTTTTCAATAAACTTATCTAAACTTCCAAAGGTGTTTACATCAGCTCCTAAGGCGGTTATATGATATTTGCTTACAAAATTATTATACCGGGATAATGCAGCCGGCAATTCTTCTTTAGAGATATAGGCAGTACCACCCTGGGCGAAATAATAAAGTTTGGTATATAAAATGGGCAGATAATCCAGGTCGATCCGGGCAGTCAAAGCGGTGTCGCCTGCTGCTGACTTTTGAGCCAATGCAAAAATACTGTCTGCTTTTTGAATGGTAGACTGATTCAAATAAGTTACGTTAAATGGTTCAGGCCATATGCCGAAATGTGTATCCGGTTTTACCTGATCGTGCAATAACCTGATATACGAGGCAATGTGTTTGGCTGCTTTCCCATATACATTATCAACATATTCATCTACCAACTTGGCGGCATCCTGGTGAGGATTCCACATCAGCTGGGCTATTACCCATGATCTTAGTTCTGCAAATTCACCTGCACCACCATTGGCATTGCCTTCTGCAAACAATCCCATTACGCCATTATCCGCATAAAATTTTACATCATGGCTAAATGATGCAAAGTTGGGATATGGCATCAGGTAATTTTGGAAATCCGTGTAATAATCCCAAATCGTAATACCTGCTTTTGTAATTTTCTTCCATTGATTCAGCTGATCTAAGAAAGGTTTGTTTTTAGTACAACCTTCGAGCGGATGAGCTGCGCAATAATCATAATGACAAAGTCTGATGATGACATTATCTGCCGGACGGATATTTTTAGGAGGATCAACGGTATAGTCATACGCCAGCGTTTGTAGCCTTATTTTTGGATTTGTCTTGGCTACGGTGTCGGCTATTTGATTTACAAATGTCAGTAATGAACCTGAAGGACTTCCTTCCTTTTCATCCAGCGCCGAACAGAGCTTACATTCACAACGGCCACCAAAATCGTTTTGATCAATAGAAAATACATTGACTTCCGGACGTGTTTTGATCCAGTCAAATACAGTAGCAATAGCAACTTTTACCATCTCAGGATTAGTGAGGCATAGCTGAGCTGTAGTACGCTTTCCATTCACTAGTGAAAAGTACTCCGGATGTGTTTTGAAATATTTCGCAGGTGGCACCAGTTGGTTAAAAGTATGTACAAAAGGAAAAGTAACATAATTGCCTCCTAAAGAATCACCCACCTTGAATCCATTAAGCCTGTTATGAATAACCCAGGTGGCATCCAGGGATTCACGCCAGTCCATATCACGATATTGTAAGGCAGGCTTTTGACGATCTTCTATTTTAGCCAAAGAAAGGGTAGGATTGGTAGGGATTTTAGCTACATCACGTGTATACCACCGGCAACCTACATAATCAGCAAGGTATCCCATAACACCATACAGGGTGCCCCGTGTTTCTCCACCTGCAATCAACAGGCTTTTTCCATCCGAGCGAATGATGTATTCTTCATTGCCAAATTCTGCCGGATTTAAATTGCCTGTAATGGTAGCAGGGGCATCTTTAAACCCAACATATATCAGCTTTTCATCACTACCCTGTTCATGCGTGATGGCTATCTTACAGCCACTTACTTTTTGCAGATAGGTTTGCAATTCTTCCGCTGCATGTTTCTCCGGAGCAGTAGCCTTATCAGAAATAAATATCTTGTAATCACTTTTGCCATCTTTTACCAGATGCCCACTTTGTGAGCAAGCGGAAAGGATAGTGGCAGCGAAAATTGTTAGTAATAATAAACGCATCATTTTACTTTAATTAATTATTTTAATTAAGAAGGATAACCTTATTGGTTATTCTGATAACTCATATAATTTTCCTTCACCTGGAAGAAACGCTACCTTCATTTGATGTGTACCCTTGTTAAATGCAGATTTTATTGCCTTTCCATTGATATTGGATATTTCCTTTACTTTTTTCACGCTATCCTTTAACTGGAAAGTAAATTGTTGGGATGCCTTAAAGTTTTTGTTTACAATCATCACATATTCCTTCCCTGTTTTAGGATTTACCATATGGCTAAGGATCACATCCGCTCC
The Chitinophaga sp. MM2321 DNA segment above includes these coding regions:
- a CDS encoding VF530 family protein; protein product: MDTPQKSNDPLHGITLEKMVTHLAESYGWEALGEHIRINCFTSNPSVQSSLKFLRKTPWARTKVEDFYKYSLRHHKLK
- a CDS encoding pyridoxamine 5'-phosphate oxidase family protein; protein product: MGKFSDSILPPHSDFIDEQKMFFVGTAPLSADGHVNLSPKGLDSFRVLSPNRIAYMDIVGSGNETSAHVRENGRITFMFCAFEGAPNILRLYGDGYTVLPGDPEWESLSAHFELQLATRQIVVATIHKVQTSCGFGVPLYHYTGERDHAAKWAEKKGVAGLEAYKAEKNMISMDGLPTSLKKN
- a CDS encoding cold shock domain-containing protein, coding for MGKSQETFSKKENEKKRLKKKKDKQEKKEERQANNKKGKSLEEMMAYIDENGNISATPPDPRKKKIINVEDIQIGVSKQPDIEDGDPIRTGIVTFFNESKGYGFIKDQQTQESIFVHINGLIDPVKENSKVTFEVEMGHKGPNAVSVKIAK
- a CDS encoding DUF4838 domain-containing protein, which encodes MMRLLLLTIFAATILSACSQSGHLVKDGKSDYKIFISDKATAPEKHAAEELQTYLQKVSGCKIAITHEQGSDEKLIYVGFKDAPATITGNLNPAEFGNEEYIIRSDGKSLLIAGGETRGTLYGVMGYLADYVGCRWYTRDVAKIPTNPTLSLAKIEDRQKPALQYRDMDWRESLDATWVIHNRLNGFKVGDSLGGNYVTFPFVHTFNQLVPPAKYFKTHPEYFSLVNGKRTTAQLCLTNPEMVKVAIATVFDWIKTRPEVNVFSIDQNDFGGRCECKLCSALDEKEGSPSGSLLTFVNQIADTVAKTNPKIRLQTLAYDYTVDPPKNIRPADNVIIRLCHYDYCAAHPLEGCTKNKPFLDQLNQWKKITKAGITIWDYYTDFQNYLMPYPNFASFSHDVKFYADNGVMGLFAEGNANGGAGEFAELRSWVIAQLMWNPHQDAAKLVDEYVDNVYGKAAKHIASYIRLLHDQVKPDTHFGIWPEPFNVTYLNQSTIQKADSIFALAQKSAAGDTALTARIDLDYLPILYTKLYYFAQGGTAYISKEELPAALSRYNNFVSKYHITALGADVNTFGSLDKFIEKIQIAANTTFYTDWLISGPFDNADHKGHDNIYPPEQGFDSTQTFTGAKYQKISWKKYHDNTTGYIDLNKVYGPSENVVAYARRIITLPEAKTLKFGVGNNDGIKVWVNGKQVFNLAAASSGPNQHFFTTTLNKGENTLLIKVDQLKRGWGFYFAQH